A window from Malassezia restricta chromosome I, complete sequence encodes these proteins:
- a CDS encoding cyclin-C yields MAANFWRSTQCHRWTMDPASVARARHEDLQYVSAQDMAAITTWCLDTISTLGIRLHAHQQVIATASVYFQRFYTKNSYAATDPIVVLVTCLYLATKSEEAPVRLRVVGAEASRLLHERGYEDPPNYVPLIAGMEYYLLEELEYDLIVFHVYRSLPALCDACVKACACPQGGGPSASTLLQLAWYMANDMYRTSLPLSYPPYTLAIACMYLALGLAPARPTDWAPAATPLHDTESSSRKPCMVSFLAGFNVSLPVISCILQDMLSHYELWHALSHPPSGLSLLEDHQALFHRLYRMREDRCRAMAA; encoded by the coding sequence ATGGCGGCCAATTTTTGGCGGTCGACGCAATGTCACCGGTGGACGATGGACCctgcgtcggtggcgcgtGCACGCCATGAAGATCTGCAGTATGTAAGTGCACAAGATATGGCTGCGATCACGACATGGTGTCTCGATACGATATCGACACTAGGCATCCGACTGCACGCGCATCAGCAGGTGATCGCGACAGCTAGCGTGTATTTTCAGCGCTTCTACACCAAGAATTCGTATGCAGCTACTGATCCTATTGTCGTGCTGGTGACGTGTCTGTATTTGGCGACCAAATCAGAAGaggcgcctgtgcgtcTTCGTGTGGTGGGTGCAGAGGCATCCAGGCTCCTACACGAGCGTGGCTACGAGGACCCACCTAACTATGTGCCGCTCATTGCGGGAATGGAGTACTACTTGTTAGAGGAGCTCGAGTACGACTTGATTGTGTTCCACGTGTATCGCAGCCTGCCTGCTCTGTGCGATGCCTGTGTGAAAGCATGTGCATGCCCGCAGGGTGGGGGTCCGTCGGCCTCGACGCTTCTGCAGTTAGCGTGGTACATGGCCAATGACATGTACCGTACATCGCTGCCTTTATCCTATCCACCCTACACTCTGGCTATTGCCTGTATGTACTTGGCTCTCGGCCTAGCGCCTGCGCGCCCTACCGATTGGGCGCCGGCTGCGACGCCGTTGCATGATACCGAGTCATCGTCACGCAAGCCATGCATGGTGTCGTTCTTAGCTGGCTTCAACGTGTCTCTTCCTGTGATTTCGTGTATTCTACAAGACATGCTGTCGCATTATGAGCTGTGGCATGCGCTCTCGCACCCGCCGTCGGGCCTGAGTCTGCTGGAAGACCACCAGGCCCTCTTTCACCGCTTGTACCGCATGCGGGAAGACCGGTgccgcgccatggccgcgtgA
- a CDS encoding HAP4 transcription factor yields the protein MSAAALSLTSLRPEPPTLGLPPPDGEDIIQPSKEWVLPARGKPGRKPSATVPPTKRKAQNRASQRAFRERRHAYVTELEEKVAQFEAREMQANVQLQRLAQQYRKEADYLRQSQQELLTRCERLERDLSTCQRRMASMARTHASGCRPPPHEQRQGAEPLESMPPVPLKAVQLVPLRRKREPSPPMTSLSEVDERSLDVDCGFCTDDTVCVCRGQARLDLDPVDAGASWPAPTPALRKTRLWHTTTAPPPAAPSATAPSVRLPSRPRPRQRLWPVTNDVRALRCTGDQRTCQACQSDPALAQFCTAVSRRCRLPVSMQRDDKAVSRESVPHAFTRLRRHPNFSAWRGGLDMLADVVARDPMLASCVASPPVPAARQRVEAHSIMVRSDAVSEALDMLNRPDRPRACPCPWAPSRMPWPRRSFTASVGE from the coding sequence ATGTCCGCCGCGGCTCTGTCTTTGACGAGTCTGCGCCCCGAGCCTCCTACGCTCGGTCTGCCGCCCCCTGATGGCGAAGACATCATCCAGCCCAGCAAGGAATGGGTCCTGCCCGCGCGGGGCAAACCAGGCCGCAAGCCATCAGCGACGgtgccgccgacgaagcgcaaggcacAGAAtcgagcgtcgcagcgcgcgtTCCGTGAGAGGCGCCATGCGTACGTGACCGAGCTCGAAGAAAAGGTGGCGCAGTTTGAGGCGCGCGAAATGCAAGCGAACGtccagctgcagcgcctcgctcagcagTATCGCAAGGAGGCGGACTACCTACGGCAAAGCCAgcaagagctgctcacgcGATGCGAACGTCTTGAGCGCGATCTTTCGACCTGCCAGCGCCGGATGGCGTCCATGGCTCGTACGCATGCCTCGGGCTGTCGTCCCCCTCCGCATGAACAGAGGCAGGGCGCGGAGCCGCTCGAGAGCATGCCTCCCGTACCGCTCAAAGCCGTGCAACTTGTGCCGCTTCggcgcaagcgcgagcCATCGCCTCCCATGACCTCGCTCAGCGAGGTCGACGAACGCAGTCTGGATGTGGACTGTGGCTTTTGTACAGATGATACCGTATGTGTGTGCCGGGGCCAGGCGCGACTGGACCTGGATCCCGTCGATGCCGGCGCATCGTGGCCCGCCCCTACGCCCGCGCTACgcaagacgcgcctgtGGCACACGACGaccgcaccgccgcccgcggcgccgagtgccacggcgcccagcgTGCGTCTTCCCTCGCGTCCACGCCCGAGGCAGCGGCTATGGCCTGTCACGAACGATGTACGAGCACTACGATGCACGGGCGATCAGCGCACCTGCCAGGCCTGTCAGTCGGACccggcgctggcgcagtTCTGCACGGCCGTATCGCGGCGATGTCGACTCCCTGTATCGATGCAGCGGGACGACAAGGCCGTGTCGCGGGAGAGCGTGCCGCATGCCTTCACGCGTCTGCGACGTCACCCCAACTTTtccgcctggcgcggcggACTCGATatgctcgccgacgtcgtggcgcgcgatCCTATGCTGGCGTCGTGTGTCGCCtcgccgcccgtgccggCCGCACGACAGCGCGTCGAAGCGCATAGCATCATGGTGCGGAGTGACGCCGTGTCAGAGGCGCTGGATATGCTCAACAGGCCGGACCGACCACGCGCGTGTCCATGCCCCTGGGCCCCctcgcgcatgccatggccgcggcgctcgttTACAGCTTCGGTCGGTGAAtga
- a CDS encoding small subunit ribosomal protein S5, translating into MWLLWRGGSALRRVPALARGTSSTAKDAVRQKPETPMQRALPILFHMEDLARFPDLLKKPVAVHDVPVYSAPSAYGSSVALFNEEPFFPTPPPSVLAIMTAGSDQGEEVNSESYLSAVTPLSPKEIRQLHRYNITIKRVVNMTGKGRTPSWYSLVVAGNGRGLVGYGEGKDTNISRANKKAFHAAVKNMDLVSVHRSKSGANTLESPVEGRWGATRVVMRPRPAGFGLRVPDVLHPIARAAGFTDLGAAIYGSSNTMNVVKAALQVLWGGSAPIGMGGGIRGPMRRGDRGQGALSRREMELSRGRRLEELDV; encoded by the coding sequence ATGTGGCTCCTTTGGCGCGGTGGGtccgcgctgcggcgcgtgccCGCGCTCGCAAGAGGCACGTCATCTACTGCGAAGGATGCAGTGCGCCAGAAGCCAGAGACGCCCATGCAGCGCGCTTTGCCGATCCTCTTCCACATGGAAGATCTCGCGCGGTTCCCCGATCTGCTCAAGAAGCCGGTGGCGGTGCACGATGTGCCCGTGTACTCTGCGCCGTCGGCGTATGGCTCGAGTGTGGCGCTGTTCAATGAGGAGCCGTTCTTcccgacgccgccgccgtccgTGCTGGCTATTATGACGGCGGGTAGCGACCAGGGCGAGGAGGTCAACTCGGAGAGCTATTTGAGCGCCGTGACGCCGCTGAGTCCCAAAGAGATTCGTCAGCTGCACCGCTACAATATCACGAtcaagcgcgtcgtgaaCATGACGGGCAAGGGCCGCACGCCGAGCTGGTACTCGCTCGTCGTGGCTGGCAATGGTCGGGGCCTCGTGGGCTATGGCGAAGGCAAAGATACCAACATCAGCCGCGCGAACAAAAAGGCGTTCCACGCCGCGGTGAAAAACATGGACTTGGTATCGGTCCACCGGTCGAAGAGTGGCGCCAACACGCTCGAGTCCCCCGTCGAGGGCCGCTGGGGCGCTACGCGTGTGGTGATGCGCCCACGTCCTGCCGGCTTTGGCCTGCGCGTGCcggacgtgctgcatcCCATCGCCCGCGCGGCGGGCTTTACGGATCTCGGAGCGGCGATCTACGGCTCGTCGAATACCATGAATGTCGTCAAGGCGGCTCTGCAGGTACTGTGGGGCGGCAGTGCGCCGATCGGCATGGGTGGTGGCATCCGTGGCCCGATGCGTCGTGGCGACCGCGGACAAGGCGCGCTGTCCCGTCGCGAGATGGAGCTGAGTCGCGGTCGGCGGTTGGAGGAGCTGGATGTATAG
- a CDS encoding DNA cross-link repair 1A protein gives MTPPIKRPRLAWHPDVPRTAEEAEKQLEDALKSSLQRIACPVCGETWPESDIARHASACGVSSNKDTTVQQWAAIFPPTKKPQRIPPYKMLDSMPIAVDAFRYGAIEGCSAYFLSHFHSDHYAGLSKRWAHGPIYCTRETAKLAHDILRVDPAWLRMLDLDTRTPIPEVQDVHVTCLAANHCPGSCLFLFEGPRQDGKMARYLHCGDFRACPAQATHKAIRNACPLDAIYLDTTYLNPQYCFPPQPQVIKACADLVTSKTSPLVVVGTYSIGKERLFLALAEALDTYIYCVDKRKYHTYALLDDTTLQKRLTKDPLLARVHVMPLRALVPNALQTYADALQKQGLTIAQTLAFRPTGWTSRQTRQQAPPPKALTPQHIVPPPFTQRHLQPTRHGSVQMYAVPYSEHSSFYELMAFLLHVPHHRMIPTVPTKFQRYADVWTAASLHQGHVQIEARSTDYW, from the coding sequence ATGACACCACCGATCAAACGACCGCGActggcatggcatccaGACGTGCCACGTACGGCGGAAGAAGCTGagaagcagctcgaggaTGCGCTCAAATCAAGTCTGCAACGCATCGCATGCCCCGTGTGTGGCGAAACATGGCCAGAGAGTGACAttgcgcggcatgccagCGCTTGCGGTGTGTCCTCGAACAAAGACACGACCGTCCAACAGTGGGCAGCCATCTTTCCTCCCACGAAAAAGCCACAACGCATACCACCGTACAAAATGCTGGATAGCATGCCGATCGCTGTCGATGCTTTTCGGTACGGTGCCATTGAAGGATGCTCGGCCTACTTCTTGTCTCACTTTCACTCGGATCATTATGCAGGCCTCTCTAAGCGCTGGGCGCATGGGCCTATATACTGCACGCGTGAAACAGCAAAACTCGCGCATGATATACTGCGCGTAGATCCCGCCTGGCTTCGGATGCTCGATCTCGACACACGCACCCCAATCCCAGAAGTCCAGGACGTACACGTCACTTGTCTGGCCGCCAACCACTGTCCTGGATCGTGCCTGTTCCTTTTCGAGGGACCGAGACAAGATGGAAAAATGGCTCGTTATCTGCACTGCGGCGACTTTCGCGCGTGCCCCGCGCAAGCGACGCACAAGGCCATTCGAAATGCATGCCCACTCGATGCCATCTATCTCGACACCACCTACTTAAACCCGCAATACTGCTTTCCACCCCAGCCGCAGGTCATCAAGGCATGTGCGGATCTCGTCACGTCCAAAACATCGCCgctggtcgtcgtcggcacaTACTCCATCGGCAAAGAACGCCTATTTCTCGCGttggccgaggcgctggatACCTACATCTATTGCGTGGACAAGCGCAAGTATCATACCTATGCCCTGTTGGACGATACGACCCTGCAAAAGCGCCTCACCAAAGACCCTTTACTGGCTCGCGTGCATGTGATGCCATTGCGCGCTCTAGTGCCGAATGCATTGCAGACGTACGCAGACGCCCTCCAAAAACAGGGCCTGACCATCGCACAAACGCTGGCATTCCGGCCTACAGGATGGACGTCACGTCAGACGCGACAGCAGGCGCCCCCGCCCAAGGCACTGACACCACAGCACATCGTCCCGCCGCCATTTACTCAACGGCATCTGCAGCCCACACGGCACGGTTCTGTGCAAATGTATGCTGTGCCCTACTCGGAGCACTCGTCGTTCTACGAGCTTATGGCCTTTCTGCTTCACGTACCACACCACCGCATGATACCCACCGTGCCCACCAAGTTTCAGCGCTACGCGGACGTGTGGACGGCGGCATCCCTGCATCAGGGGCATGTACAGATCGAGGCTCGTTCGACAGACTATTGGTAA
- a CDS encoding transcription factor C subunit 7 → MLTTLYVARHAHRMNRSLASADDAVPRDPPLTARGEEQIHDLAAFFEGLPPDEKPQLVLSSPYTRCIRTALPTAERLSLELCIEPGLAEWFGPVWPPESGLHPSPRAAEHVVSHFPRVSTRWTPLLYPDPRGESIPGVHARAQAVMQRIDARCQEWGVERLLIVSHAATIIALGRMLQTQGSYEDVRDRDIRAGTASVSKYVRSSPHEVWRQVYNGNTSFLPHGEERAWDFGFVPDNTTEPGMGPHWHDAYAPRHARLIHRPKL, encoded by the coding sequence ATGCTGACCACGTTGTAtgtggcgcggcatgcgcatcgcatgAACCGCAGCCTTGCGAGtgcggacgatgcggtGCCGCGCGACCCGCCGCTGACGGCGCGGGGTGAGGAGCAGATCCACGACTTGGCCGCGTTTTTCGAGGGATTGCCACCGGACGAAAAgccgcagctcgtcctCTCTTCGCCGTACACCCGATGCAtccgcacggcgctgccgACCGCCGAGCGGCTTTCGCTGGAGCTGTGCATTGAGCCTGGCCTGGCCGAGTGGTTTGGGCCGGTGTGGCCGCCCGAGTCGGGCCTGCATCCGAGCCCACGGGCggccgagcatgtcgtGTCGCACTTTCCCCGGGTGTCTACGCGGTGGACGCCGCTACTCTACCCTGATCCCCGTGGCGAGTCGATCCCcggcgtgcatgcacgcgcacAGGCcgtcatgcagcgcatcgacgcgcgaTGCCAGGAGTGgggcgtcgagcgcctcctgATCGTGTCGCATGCAGCGACCATCATCGCGTTGGGTCGTATGCTACAAACACAAGGGTCCTACGAAGACGTGCGTGATCGCGACATTCGTGCGGGGACAGCGAGCGTGAGCAAGTACGTACGCTCGTCTCCGCACGAGGTGTGGCGCCAGGTGTACAATGGCAACACATCGTTCCTGCCACACGGCGAAGAACGCGCGTGGGACTTTGGCTTCGTGCCCGACAACACCACGGAGCCCGGCATGGGTCCGCACTGGCACGATGCCtatgcgccgcgccacgcgcgcctcaTTCACCGACCGAAGCTGTAa
- a CDS encoding 2,5-diamino-6-(ribosylamino)-4(3H)-pyrimidinone 5'-phosphate reductase, whose amino-acid sequence MEALLAAHQPRRDERRVWVTLTFAQSSDGKIAGPGKTPLRLSGADSMVMTHRLRALHEGILVGIGTVLVDNPRLDVRLDAYHGPSPRPIVLDRHLRMPVTCRLLQRDPPARPLVLCAEPTASRDAWEARRRALEAAGAHVRAVDVDGPHLAWPSILSILAQERIRSVMIEGGASVINSVLSSHAVVHKVVVTVSPSHVGEAGYGYAASALWNAPQLHQVATLRLGPDTIVVWDTTA is encoded by the coding sequence ATGGAGGCGTtgctggcggcgcaccaGCCACGCCgggacgagcgccgcgtaTGGGTCACCCTTACGTTTGCGCAGTCGAGCGACGGCAAGATTGCCGGGCCTGGAAAGACGCCCCTGCGGCTCAGTGGTGCGGACAGCATGGTCATGACGCATCGTCTTCGTGCTCTGCACGAGGGCATcctcgtcggcatcggcaccgtgctcgtcgacaATCCGCGCctggacgtgcgcctcgatgcgtACCACGGCCCATCGCCGCGTccgatcgtgctggatCGACATCTCCGCATGCCCGTGACGTGCCGTCTCCTCCAGCGCGATCCGCCCGCCCGCCCGCTCGTGCTGTGTGCCGAGCCGACGGCCTCTCGCGACGCCTGGGAGGCGAGACGACGAGCGCTCGAAGCGGCgggcgcgcacgtccgcgCAGTCGATGTCGACGGCCCCCATCTCGCGTGGCCCTCCATCCTATCCAtcctggcgcaggagcgcatccgATCCGTCATGATcgagggcggcgcctcCGTCATCAACAGCGTGCTCTCTTCGCacgccgtcgtgcacaagGTCGTGGTCACTGTCTCGCCCAGCCATGTCGGCGAGGCAGGCTATGGGTATGCTGCATCGGCGCTGTGGAATGCTccgcagctgcaccaggTCGCCACGCTCAGGCTGGGACCCGATACCATTGTGGTGTGGGACACCACAGCCTAA
- a CDS encoding poly(A) RNA-binding protein has translation MRFAQSLDVEAMTPGPLALVTSSDTPNEATAFPPLSSSSSSSRGAADELPVAGDLDRRRPSSSTQVSDSVTLSNVSLNVFSSPDTDPASSAMLLLPSDGGGDATAMASSASLPRPLSAADKHLPVSSPLLSHFPRSGSVSPARSMSSFATQRTDDADATRPTLHGAAAGAHAAGDQRTQLYVRNLPPHVRWQDLKDLFRRAGTVLRADVHASPFGLRHIVSGTVLFATETDAHHAINTLHGYNWHGHVLEVGLDEHIAGRIDGSRRLSRPHAGGDARHGLGASHASAPPVPLPYPGRVLFVGNLPFHCQWQDLKDLFRAAGNILRADVALNEDGRSRGFGTVLFASPEDAQTAVRLYHGYEYSGRILKVHFDRHTPCGPASFMVPTDPSQYTSAFHTRRMAPSAPVLPPMPAPLLSPFPPQPHVMPDMAHMAPMQETASPWTHAAAPRPADAPRSSHPAPYPHPGRIALPPVSFPMMGAMTPGVPLTPGMPGFMMRPALETPPVYPYLMSPGLAIHAPGVSSGFNPYLNTTPGAPVDMHHAMAMAQPASPLPPTPHWSQPVRQRTRAPSTSKPSALQDAPPVSPSAQVSPTSAAPTEGGEYPFPGTTATVEPAPSQALPKDDSPVLSSTRELTSAIAKMSVRGTARAKRTSAHLDKSTPGDAASTEERATAEAALSRLRQDLAMKDKGQPLHLATDA, from the coding sequence ATGCGCTTCGCACAGTCCCTCGACGTCGAGGCGATGACGCCAGGCCCACTCGCGCTCGTCACATCCTCTGACACGCCCAACGAGGCGACAGCTTTCCCCCCTCTatcgtcgtcctcgtcgtcgtcccgcggcgccgcggacgAACTGCCTGTCGCTGGCGATCTGGATCGTCGGCGGCCCAGCTCGAGTACGCAAGTGTCCGACTCTGTCACGCTTTCGAACGTGTCCCTCAATGTGTTTTCGTCCCCGGACACCGACCCGGCCTCCAGTGCCATGCTTCTGCTGCCCAGTGACGGCGGTGGCGATGCCACGGCTatggcatcgtcggcatcacTGCCACGCCCGCTATCTGCCGCTGACAAGCATTTGCCCGTCTCCTCGCCGCTGCTATCCCATTTTCCCCGCTCAGGCAGTGTGTCGCCCGCGCGGTCCATGTCCTCGTTCGCCACCCAACGCACCGACGACGCAGATGCCACGCGGCccacgctgcatggcgcagcagctggcgcaCATGCCGCTGGCGATCAAAGAACGCAACTCTATGTGCGCAATTTGCCCCCACACGTTCGGTGGCAGGACCTCAAGGACCTGTTCCGCCGAGCAGGCACCGTGCTTCGAGCTGATGTGCACGCATCGCCGTtcggcctgcgccacaTCGTCAGTGGGACCGTGCTATTTGCCACCGAGACAGATGCGCACCATGCGATCAACACGCTGCACGGATACAACTGGCACGGACACGTGCTTGAGGTGGGGTTGGACGAGCACATTGCGGGGCGCATCGATGGATCGCGTCGTCTGTCACGTCCTCACGCCGGCGgagacgcgcggcacggctTGGGTGCCTCGCATGCGTCCGCGCCAccggtgccgctgccgtaCCCCGGGCGTGTGTTGTTTGTGGGCAACCTGCCGTTCCACTGCCAGTGGCAGGACCTGAAAGACTTGTTCCGTGCCGCCGGCAATATTCTACGCGCGGACGTCGCACTGAACGAGGACGGTCGCAGCCGCGGGTTTGGCACGGTGCTGTTTGCGTCACCGGAAGATGCGCAGACGGCGGTGCGTCTGTACCATGGCTACGAGTACAGCGGACGTATCCTCAAGGTGCACTTTGATCGGCACACGCCGTGCGGGCCTGCCTCGTTCATGGTGCCCACGGACCCGTCGCAGTACACGTCCGCGTTCCACACCCGCCGAATGGCGCCATccgcgcctgtgctgccgcccatgccagCGCCCCTGCTCTCTCCCTTTCCTCCGCAGCCGCATGTCATGCCCGACATGGCCCACATGGCACCTATGCAGGAGACTGCCTCGCCATGgacgcacgcagcggcaccgCGACCAGCCGATGCACCGCGGTCATCGCATCCTGCGCCCTACCCACACCCCGGTCGGATTGCCCTACCGCCCGTATCATTTCCCATGATGGGCGCGATGACGCCCGGTGTACCGCTCACGCCCGGTATGCCAGGCTTCATGATGCGCCccgcgctcgagacgcctCCCGTATACCCATACCTCATGAGTCCTGGCCTGGCGATCCATGCTCCAGGCGTCTCGAGTGGCTTCAATCCGTACCTGAATACCACGCCTGGCGCCCCTGTCGACATGCATCATGCCATGGCGATGGCACAGCCTGCGTCGCCTttgccaccgacgccccACTGGTCCCAACCTGTCCGCCAACGCACTCGCGCGCCGTCCACCTCCAAGCCCTCCGCGCTGCAGGATGCACCGCCCGTGTCTCCCTCCGCGCAAGTGTCACCCACATCAGCGGCGCCTACAGAGGGGGGCGAATACCCATTCCCTGGCACCACGGCCACCGTGGAGCCGGCACCGTCGCAGGCGCTGCCCAAGGACGACTCGCCTGTGCTTTCGAGCACGCGCGAGCTCACGAGTGCGATTGCCAAAatgagcgtgcgtggcacggcCCGAGCCAAGCGCACCTCGGCGCACCTGGACAAGAGCACGCCGGGGGACGCGGCGTCCACGGAGGAACGCGCCACAGCCGAAGCGGCCTTGTCGCGTCTACGACAGGACTTGGCTATGAAGGACAAGGGGCAGCCTCTGCATCTCGCGACCGATGCCTGA
- a CDS encoding nicotinamide N-methyltransferase codes for MAGRDTELDEEGWALFEEPKDFRPPTPPPTEVQHTCLDGDVITLRLVGSHPLWGHYLWNAAPTLSTYLEEHASLVREKRVLELGAAAGLPSIVARKTGASSVVATDYPDPDLLQNLAHNVERYGGHVVGFIWGADGAPLLTHAPEGFDLVLLSDLIFNHQAHPALIDTLDRCMRRDGQALVFFSHHRPHLAERDLAFFTLAEERGYVCTKLQEWVLSPMFPDDPGDAQVRATVHGYTLRHRSRDAEAAPCPS; via the exons atggcagGCCGGGACACtgagctcgacgaggaagGATGGGCGCTGTTTGAAGAGCCGAAAGATTTCCGGCCTCCGACGCCGCCTCCCACAGAGGTGCAGCACACGTGCCTAGATGGCGACGTCATCACCCTGCGGTTGGTGGGATCGCATCCGCTGTGGGGCCACTATCTGTGGAACGCCGCACCGACGCTGTCGACGTACCTGGAAGAGCACGCGTCCCTCGTTCGTGAGAAGCGTGTGCTCGAGCTAGGTGCTGCGGCAGGTCTGCCTTCGATCGTCGCACGCAAGACGGGCGCGTCCAGCGTGGTGGCGACGGACTACCCCGATCCAGATCTCCTGCAGAATCTGGCACACAACGTCGAGCGCTATGGCGGCCATGTGGTGGGCTTCATATGGGGCGCagatggcgcgccgctcctcACACACGCGCCAGAAGGCTTTGATCTTGTGCTCCTATCCGACCTGATTTTCAATCACCAGGCGCACCCTGCGTTGATCGATACCCTCGACCGGTGCATGCGGCGCGATGGCCAAGCGCTGGTATTCTTCAGTCACCACCGACCGCACCTCGCTGAGCGCGATCTGGCTTTCTTCACACTCGCAGAAGAACGTGGATACGTGTGCACAAAGCTACAGGAATGGGTTCTGTCG CCCATGTTTCCCGACGATCCAGGCGATGCACAGGTTCGTGCCACCGTGCACGGGTATACCCTCAGGCATCGGTCGCGAGATGCAGAGGCTGCCCCTTGTCCTTCATAG